The DNA region GGGGTGCAGATGCTACCTCTTATTGTGGGAGAAAAAAGAGCCAGAGAAATTCTTTTCACCGCAAAGATCCTTTCAGCTGAGGATGCGTTTCAGATTGGTCTGATCAACAGGGTGGTTGTGGATGAGGAAGTGGAGGAAGAGGCAAGAAAGCTTGCAGTACAGATTCTGGACAACATGAGCCCACAAGCATTTCGGATCGTGAAATCTGCCTTCAAGTTCTGGACAGACCTCGCAATGCTGAATCTGCAACTTGCAAGGGATATTACAGCAATGGTCTGGGCCTCGGAGGAGTTCAGAGAGAGGAGCAGGGAATTTCTGGAAAAGAAGAAGTTCTCGCCTAAAAGGTTCTGGGGCGTTACGGATTAAAACTTATATGAAGGAATCCAAACATAATTACGTGCAGTATCTTCTGTTTCACGACCTCGAAGATGTATTGCCGAATCTTCCAGATGCAAAACCGTCTTTCGGTAGACACAGATATGTTGAAATTCTGGCCGAGTTTGAAGGGGGAGTGGTGGGCAAATATCGGAATGTCATCTTCACCCTTACCACAAAAGATATAAAATTATCAAAAGAACCCATTGTTTCTTTCACTGTAGAATTCGCCAGTGATGATGGGAGCTTCAAGTCCTTCAGGTACGGGAAGTACTCGTGCAATGATAAGATTCTGATTGATGGGGAGTATATCGACGAATTTTTTCATGATTTTCTCCCTGCTCTGCTTTCTGAACTGGGAATAGCAGAGCTCCTACTCAGAGACTGTATCGAAAGAGCACAGTATCTCGCCGAGCGTGAGACAGAAATTGTGAAGGATATAATCAGACTTTCAGATGAGGTCAGAGCCCTCAGTGTCGAAAGACTTGAAGAACTATCATTTGAACTCAGCTCTCTGAGAGCTAAATTTTTCAGCCGTTACATGAGGTTTAAGGACGATGTTGAGGAGATCTTTGCTGCAGTTTCCAGAGCCAGCAGCATATCTTCTTTTCTTGGTGGTATGCTTGCGGAGAAGATAGAAAGCTTGAAACTGGGACTTGAAGACCTCAGCTACTATGAATCAAGGTTTGAAGATACTCTCGCCGGTGTAAGAGACGCTCTCGATGTTGTGCATCTCCGACTCGAAATGTTGAGGGGAAAGGAGAACCTCGAACTGCAGAAAAGAACTTCTTCACTGCAGGCAGCAGCGGCAATAATCGAGTTTGTTGCAGTTTACTACTATACCCTGAAAATCTGGGAGACATTCCTTCCAATTGAAAAGGTACCCTCGATAATATCGTTCACGGTTCTCACCATTTTCGCAACTCTGGCAATTCTTTATACAGAAGCACTTGGGGAGTATCTAAGGAAAAGAAGGGTATCTCTTAAGCTTGTTGTGCTCACCCTGATGTTGACCTTAATTCTGATTTTGATGTCTGCTCTCCCCATCATTTTTTCAGAAGTCTGACAACCTTGAGACGCTCATGTAGTATTCTGATATGCTCCCTTTCCTGAGCTATAAGATAGTCAAGAATCTCCGCAGTTTCTGGGTCAGCATCAGATTTAAAACTCCGATAGGTTTCAATAGCATCTTTTTCAAGTTGTATGGCCTTTTTAAGAATTTCCTCTGGGCTCATATCTTAAATGTGTCCGCCTATGATAAACTTTTTTCCACCACTATCTCATCCCCGTCTTTCACCTTCCTGAGAACATTCAGATCGCTTATGATTTTTCCTATTACGTTCACAGCACTGGCAGGTCTGATTTTATCATCGCTGACTGGTGTCTTTCCGAAGAAAAGGCATATTGCCCTGCCCGGAATCCAGTAGGCAACATCACCGAGCTCTACAACATCCTTTGAGTTCTCCTCTTTGTCAACTACGATATCTGTTGTGAAGTATACCTCATCTCCCCACCTGCTGGCAGTACTCCTGATCGGCAAAGCCTCCACTAGTGCCCTGACAGTCTCAGGGGCCCACTCCTCGTAAAGCTCAATCTCGCACTCTACATTTCCAGCCCTGAGCTTTAACCTCATCCGAGCACCTCCTCAACCCACTTCACAACCCTGTCAACTCTCTCTGCAGCCGTTCCCAGATAATTCTCAGGTTTCACGATCTCCTCAAGCTCTTCTGCTTTAAAGTATCTCATTATTCTCTCATCTCTGATCAGCTCTTTATAAAGTGTCGTTCCATTTTCATATGCCCTCATGGAGGCCTGTCTGAGGATTTCGTGTGCTTCCTGCCTGCTTACCCCTCTCTTTGTCATTTC from Archaeoglobus neptunius includes:
- a CDS encoding ferritin family protein translates to MSPEEILKKAIQLEKDAIETYRSFKSDADPETAEILDYLIAQEREHIRILHERLKVVRLLKK
- a CDS encoding cyclophilin-like fold protein, which produces MRLKLRAGNVECEIELYEEWAPETVRALVEALPIRSTASRWGDEVYFTTDIVVDKEENSKDVVELGDVAYWIPGRAICLFFGKTPVSDDKIRPASAVNVIGKIISDLNVLRKVKDGDEIVVEKSLS